The genomic DNA GCGGCGGCATCGTCGACGAGGAGGCGCTCGCCTCCGCGCTCAAGGAGGGCCGCGTCGCGGGTGCCGGTCTGGACGTGTACACCAAGGAGCCCTGCACCGACTCCCCGCTGTTCCAGTTCGACCAGGTCGTCTGCACCCCGCACCTCGGCGCCTCCACCGACGAGGCCCAGGAGAAGGCGGGCATCGCGGTCGCCAGGTCCGTGCGTCTCGCCCTCGCCGGTGAGCTGGTACCGGACGCGGTCAATGTCCAGGGCGGTGTGATCGCCGAGGACGTACGCCCCGGACTGCCGCTCGCCGAGAAGCTCGGCCGCATCTTCACCGCCCTCGCGGGCGAGGTGGCGGCCCGTCTCGACGTCGAGGTGTACGGCGAGATCACCCAGCACGATGTGAAGGTGCTGGAACTCTCCGCGCTCAAGGGCGTCTTCGAGGACGTCGTCGACGAGACCGTGAGCTACGTCAACGCCCCGCTCTTCGCGCAGGAGCGCGGTGTCGAGGTCCGCCTCACCACCAGCTCCGAGTCGCCCGACCACCGCAATGTGGTGACCGTCCGCGGCACGCTGTCGAGCGGCGAGGAGGTCGCGGTCTCCGGCACGCTGGCCGGCCCGAAGAACCTCCAGAAGATCGTGGCGATCGGCGAGCACGATGTGGACCTGGCGCTGGCCGACCACATGGTCGTGCTGCGCTACCAGGACCGTCCCGGTGTCGTCGGCGCGGTCGGCAAGATCCTCGGCGAGGCCGGGCTGAACATCGCGGGCATGCAGGTCTCGCGGGCCGACGTGGGCGGCGAGGCGCTCGTCGTGCTCACCGTCGACGACAACGTCCCGCAGTCCGTGCTGAACGAGATCTCCGTGGAGATCGGCGCCTCCTCGGCCCGTTCGGTGAACCTCACCGACTGACCGCCGTACCGGCCGGACACCGTACCCGGCAGGTGGACGAACGCCCGGCGCGCGTCCAGCTGCCGGGTACGGTGCGTCAGGGAGCGGGGGCGGCGTCCGCGGGGCGCGGCCCCATGCCCCCGGCCGGACCCGGAACGGCGGCCGGGCCGGGTTCCGGAGCCGTCACCCAGCCCATGTCCCGTGCGTACCAGCCGAGTTGGAAGCGGGTCGTCGCCCCGGCCCGGTCCATCAGGCGTTTGATCCGGCGCTGCACCGTACGCGCCGACGCGCCCAGACGCTGCGCGATCGCCTCGTCGGTGAGCCCGCCGAGCAGCAGTCCGAGCACCGCCGTGTCGTCCTCGCCGCGCCACTCGGCCGGCATCGGACGGGACCGGGCCCATGTCTGCTCGAAGAGCCCGACCAGGGCCGCGACGATGCCCGAGGCATGGACGATGACCGCCCGGTCGTGCAGCCGCGCCGGGTCGGCCAGCAGGGGCAGCAGCGCCATTCTGCGGTCCACCACCAGGAGTTTGGTCGGCAGTTCGTCCGCCACCCGGATCTCCATGCCGTGACTGATGCCCTCGTGCAGGGTGTCCGGCATGGCTTCCAGGGCGTCCTTCGACACCAGCAGCCTGGCCCGTACCCCACGGGCCATCGCTATGCCGTCCCCCGGATTGTCCTGGCCCGTCACTGCCACCGGGAGCCCCTTGCTGAAGCAGAGCAGTTCGCTGCGCGCCCCCTGCTGCATCTGGATGAAGCGGTGCGCGATGGTGTCGCGTCCGTGCAGGATCTCGATGGCCCCGCCCTCGCCCCGGTGCCCGCTGGACTCCCGGTACGTTCCGTCGAGTTCGGTGATCTCGCCGGCCAGTGAGCGCAGCTCGTCCTGATGGATCGCGAGCAGGGCGCCGAGGGCCAGGGCGGGAGGCGCCGGTTCCCACAGTTCGCCGGCGCTGTCGCCGAGCCCCGTCCGGGCCGAGACCAGGCCCGACGCGCGCAGCGAGACCAGCGCCCGCTCGGTCCGCTCCCGCCCGGTCCCGCAGAGCCGCGCCGCGTCGGCGGCGGTGAGAGGGCCGTGTGCGACGAGCGTGCGATACAGCTCCTCGTCCTCCGGAGACATGCCCAGCCTGCCCAGCACGGTGTCCACCCCTTCTGTACCGGTCCCGGCGCGCCGGCCGGCACCTGCTCGGCGCCGTCGCGGTGCCGAGTTCCTGCCAAGGGCGTGGACCCGCCGGGAACCCCCATTGTCGCAGCCCTGTCACCACGGCAGACATCGGGCGACATCAGTTCCCTCCGCGTCTCCGGGAGGGCATGTCATGGGCAGACGTCACATACATCTGGCGGCCGCCCCCGCCCTTGACGTACCACCCCTCCCAGGGGGCGGCCCCGGCCGGGCCCGGCCGGGGCCGTGTGGGGCAACGGGGCGGGATGGGCCCTTTGTTGGGCCCTGGGGCCCACGACGGGAAAGGGGCCTTGGCCCTAGCGTGGGCGGTTGTCATGTCGCTCACTGACAGCGGGGGTTGGGGGCACGTATGTCTGCGATCGGTGGCATACCCATGTCAGGAGCGGCCGCTCCGGCGCACGGGCCGGCGCGGCGCGAGCTGCCCCGCCCGCTCGCCACGGCACGCGTCCTGCTCGTCGTGCTGTTCGGTGCGACGGTCATCGGCGGACTCGGGCTGTTCGGCTCGGCGCTCGCCGTCGACGCGATGGGCGCGCAGGTACTCGGAGTCCTGCTGTACGCCTCCGCTCCCGGAGTCCTCGCCCTGCTGCTGGCCCGGCACGTCCGGACCGGTGGCAAGCGGGTGTGGTGGGGGCTGACGGCCCTCCAGGCGTGGCTGGTCCTCGGCGGCGTGGCCAACATCGGTGACGGATCGGCGCACGGCTTCACCCAGTTGGTCCTGCCGGTACTGATCCTGGTGTTCCTCACCCGCAAGCAGAGCCGCGCGTGGTTCCTGCTGCCGCAGGGGCAGCGGGGGGAGAAGCCCAGGTTCTCGCTCCCGCACATGATCACCTGGCGGCGTGACCGGGGGCAGTCGGCCCTGGAGTATCTGGGCCTGGTCCTGATCGTCGTCGCCCTCATCGGGGCGATGACGGCGGGCGGCCTCGGCGGCCGTATCACCGAGGGCCTCCAGTCGGCGATCTGCTCGCTCACCGGTTCCTCGTGCCCGGTGTCCGGGGGCGGATCGGTGGAGGCCGGCGGTGGTACGGAGGGCGCCACCGGAGGTACGGAGGGCGGCTCCACCGAGGGCGCGGACGGCGGCTCCACCGGAGGTACGGAGGGCTCGACCGTCACGGGCGGCACCGGCTCCACCGGGGGCACGGACGGTTCCACGGGCGGTACGGGCGGCGACACGGGCGGCTCCTCCGGCAGCACGGAGGGCGGCTCATCGGGCGGTACGGGCGGCGACACGTCCGGCACCGGTACGGGCGGCGGTGAAGCGACCGGCGGTGAATCGACCGGCGGTGAATCGACCGGCGGTTCGTCCGGCGGTACGGGCGGCCCCGACGACGACGGCCGTCCGGGCACCGGTGAGGACACCTTCCCCGAGGGCGGCGAGGAGCCCGAGGCCGACCACGACCGGCCCGCGGCCGCCGAGGGTGACGACGAGGCCGGGAACGGCGGCGGCGACCAGGCCGAGGAGAAGGAGGACTGCGGCGGCTGGGGCTTCTTCGGATGCGCCTGGGACCGGACGACCCAGGTGGTCAAGGGTGTCGCGGTCGACGGTATCTGGGGCGACGTCACCGGCATCATCGATCTCTTCAAGCCGGAGACCTGGTCCGGCATCGCCGACTACGGCAGCCAGCTCGGCGACCAGTGGATGCAGGACTCCAAGGGCGCCGGCGACAAGTGGGACGACGGCGACTACCTCGGCGCGATCTGGGACTGGACCACGGCTTCCGGCAACACCGTGGGCAAGGTCGCCGACGACGTGTTCGTCGGCGACGAGGTCCGCGAGCGCTGGAACAACGGTGAGAAGACCCGGGCCGTCACGGACGTCGTCTGGAACATCGGCTCCCTCTTCATCCCCGGCTACGACGTCGCGAAGGTCGTCGGCAAGGTCGGCACGCTCGGCAGACTGGGCAAGATCGCCGAGCAGGTGGCCGAGGCCGCCGGGGACGCGGGCGCCGCGGCGCGCCGGGCCCGCAAGGCCGCCGACCTCGGGGACCTCGACGGGGTGCGCAAGGCGGCGAAGGAGGCCGACGACGCCGCCGACGCGGCCGAGGACGCGGCCCGCAGGACCGGCTGTGTCATCGCGTCCGGGCCGCCCCTGGTGCGTTACGGCGGCTCCACCGGAGGCGGTGGCTCCACCGGGGTCGCCGGTGCCGGTACCGGCGTACTGGCCTCCGGATCCACCGGCCGCGTCATCCTCGCGGACGGCGGGTGCGACGAGGCGGCCAAGGCCAAGGCCAAGGAGGCCCGCGACCAGGAACGCGCCGCCCACCTGGACCAGAAGCGGCTGGAGGAGCCGGAGCGGGCGCGCAAGGCCGAGCTGGAGAAGAAGCAGTACCCCGAGGCCAACCGCAACGACACCTCCGACCCGCGCAACTACAACCCGCCCTCCTGGGCCGAGGACCTGAAGGACCGCACGCTCGGCGACGCGGACCTCGGCGACGGCTACTGGGCCAGCCGCGACCGCAACCCGGCGCCCAACTGGAAGAACGAGTCCTGGCTCCGCTACCAGGAGCAGGTCACCGGGACCAACCGCGGCCAGGAGTACGTCGTACCGCACCCCAAGGAGGGCAAGCCCGCCGTGGAGTACGACGGCTGGGACTCCGGACGGCAGACCTTCCTGGAGGCGAAGAACGGCTACGGCAGCTACCTCTCGAAGACGGACAGCGGCACCCTCACCCAGTCGGGCCGGGACAAGTTCGTCACCGAGGCGCGGTCCCAGGTCGAGGCGTCCGGCGGGCGCGCCGTCGAATGGCACTTCTCCGACCCGGACGTCGCCAAGGCGGCCCGCAAGGCCTTCCGTGACGAGGGACTGCCGGTCAAGGTCGTCTACAGCAAGCCGAAGCCGAACGACAGCACCAGGAAACCGGGTGCCTTCGACGAGTAGCCTGCACGGCGTGGTGCCCCGGCCCGGCCGGGGGCCACGTCCGACGGACGACGGTCGACGGAGGAAGAGCGGATGCGACGTGTAGTGCGGGGTTTCTGGGGGCCCAGGCCGGAGCCGGCCCAGGCGCTGGCGGGACGCTGGAAGCGCGTGCTGGACGAACTCACGGAGCTGCTCCCGGCGGCGGCGGGTCCGCCGGCCGGGGCGGGTCCGGCGGGCGGGTGGCGGCAGATCCATCCGTCCGGACCCGACACGGAACTCCCGGCGACGGAGGACGCCCTTCTCGCGGCCCTGCTCACGGCACGGACGGCCGACGACTGGTCCGATGTCACCGGTACCGGACTGCGGCTCGCCCGCACGGGCGGGCCCGGCTGGAGGACGGAGATCAGCGGCCTGGCGGGCGGCGCCCCCGAGTTCCTGCTCCAGTCGTTCGTGATCACGCTCCACACGCCGGACGACGCGGCGGTCCCCGAGGCCGCGCTGCTCGCCGCGCTCGCCCGGGTGTGGGAGCCGGACTTCGGCGACGTGAGCGACGACGACCTGCTCGACGCGCTGGAGGACGACGCGGACCACTCGGTGGGCGACCCCCTGGTCGGCCGGGTCGGCCAGCTCTCCCCGGGCCGCGCCGCGCTGGTGCCGGACGAACTGAAGGCGTCCCGCGAGGAACTGCCCGGCGGCGGTGTGCTCCTGCGCATCGCGGAGCCCGGCGACACCGGCGCGGTGGTCCGCGCCTACGAGCGGCTGCGCGAGGCCGGGGCACTGCGCCCGCTGCCCCGCCCGATGGACCGGGCCGCGCTGTGAGCGCCCGCTCCGGCGAGCCGTTCGACACGGCACGGGCCGTCCGTGACATCGAGGACCTGCTGGCGGGCCCCGTACCGGCCACCGGGCCCACGGCGGGGGAGGGCGACCCGGACACCGGCGAGTGGACGGCGACCGGCGGCGCGGGCTTCCGGATCGTCCCGCTCTGGGAGGGCGACCCGCTCACCGGGGTGTACGCCCCCGAGTGGAACGACGCCGAGGAGGCGTCCGAGGCCCATCTCGCCGCCCTCGTCGGGGAACTGGACGCCCGGTGGGGCGCGCACCGGGCGGTGCCGATGCATGTGCCGCTCCTCCGGAAGCAGGAGGGCGCGCCCCTGCCGCCGCTGTTCGACGCGCTGCTCGGTGAGGACCTCTACGGCGACCTGACCGTATGGGGCCCGGTGCCGGAGGGCGCGCCGGACCGCTGGATCGGGGTGAGCGTCGGGCACAGCGACGGGGACGCGCCGCTGGTGATGGCGGCCCTCGTCAGTGACCGGCCGGTCACCGAACTGCCGGACGCGGCGCACTGAGCCGCCGGGACGGATGGGCCGGGGAGGCCGGAATGACCGGAACGGCAGTGGTCGTCGGAGCGGGAATCGGCGGGCTGGCGACGGCGATCGGACTGCGCCGCGCGGGGTGGTCGGTCTCGGTCGTCGAGCGGCGGACGGAGACGGCGCGTTACGGCACCGCGCTCGGCATCCACCCCACCGCGCAGTCCGCACTCGAACGCCTGGGCGTGGACGCGGCGTTCGGCGGCCGCGCGGTCCCCTACCGGGGAGCGCGGATCCGCACCCCGGAGGGCAGAGTGCTGGCGAGCCTCCCGCTGGAGCGGATCGAGCGGAAGGCCGGCCGCCCCGAGCTGCTGATCTCGCGGCCCCATCTGATCGACGCCCTGCTGGCCGCGCTGGACGCCTTCGGGGACGTACCGCTCACGTACGGGGAGAACGTCTTCGACGTCGAGGCGCTGGTGACCGGTCATGACCTGGTGGTGGGCGCCGACGGCATCCGCAGCGTCGTGCGCGCCGCGTACTTCGGTGAGCGCAGCGGCCCGCGCGAGGTGGGGACCGTCGCCTGGATCGGGACCGCCGACTTCGAGAGCGGCATCCACGGCGAGACCTGGGGCAGCGGCCGGTTCTTCGGCATGACGCCGGTCGAGCCGGGCCGCACCAACTGGTACGCCACCGTCCCCGGGACCGTCCCCGCCGGGGATCTGCCGGGGTACTTCGAGGGCTGGCACGACCCCATCCCGCGCATCCTGACCGAGACCGACCCGGCCGGCTGGATCAGCTACGGGATCCGGCACCTGTTCCCCGCGCTGCCGGCCTTCGTCCGCGCCGGGAAGGTCGCGCTGGTCGGTGACGCCGCGCACGCCATGACGCCCAACCTGGGCCAGGGCGCGTGCACGGCGGTCCTCGACGCGGAGGCCCTGGCCCGGAACGTCGCCCGGCACGGCCGGTCCGCACTGCCCGCCGCCCTGCGCGGCTACGACGCGGAACGCCGCCGCAGCGCCCAGCGGGTCGCGTTCGGCTCCCGCGGGCTGCACCGCTTCATGACCACCGGCCGCACCGGCCTGCGCGACTCGCTGGTCCGCCTGCTGCCGGGCTGAGCGGGGGCGGCACCGGCCCCGGTCCCGCCGCCGCTCACAGCCGGGCCCCCTTCAGGGCCATGTGCAGCAGCAGCCGGTCCTCGCCGTCGTTCAGGTCGAGGCCGGTGAGCTGCTGGACCCGGGAGAGGCGGTAGTAGAGGGTCTGGCGGTGGATGCCCAGCTCCGCCGCCGTCCGGCTCGCCTGGCCCGCGCAGTCGAGGAACACCTCGGCGGTCCTGGCCAGCTCCGTGTGCGGCGGGGTCAGCAGCGTGACGACCGCCGGGTCCGGGGCGCTGTCCGGGGGCCGGGGGAGCGCGGTCAGCAGGCGGTACGGGCCGATGGCCGACCACTCGGCGACCGGGCCGAAACGATTCTCCGCCGTCGCCGCGCGGGCGGCCGACGCCGCCTCGTGCCAGGAGCCGGCCAGCTCGGCCAGACCGCGCCGCGGCCGGGCGATGCCCCCCGCGGCGGACGGGCCCGCCGCGGTGCGGAGCCGGTCGGCGGCGCTCGTGGCCGGGTCCAGATGGCCGGCGGAGCGCAGCCGCACCAGGGCCGCCAGGGAGAGGGTGCCCGCACCGGACGGGGAGGGCACCGCCGCGAGGGCCGCCGCCGAGGGGACCGTACGCACCGATGGGGTGTCGTCCGCCCACGGCGTCACACACACCACGGTGTGCAGGCCGTCCGCGTCCGGGCCGAGCGCCTCGCGCAGCGCTGCCACGGCCATGTCGCGCTGCCAGCCGCGTTCCGCCGTGAGGACCGCGCCGAACTCCCGCGACAGGTCCGTGCCCGCCCGCGCCTCGTCGGAGAGCAGGGCACCGATCCGCGCCGCCACGTCCATCGCGGCGCCCAGCTGCTCGTCGGTGGGACCGGGGTCCGTGTCGAGCAGCCAGACATAACCGAGCACGACACCCCGATGGCGTACCGGGAGGCAGATCCGGCTCCGGAACACCCCGGCCTCCGGCGCGGCCGGAATCCGCACCGGTCCGGTCGCCCGTGTGATGCCGAAGCCCTCGAACCAGGCCCGGACCGCCGGGGTGGAGCGCCGGGTCAGGATCGAGCGCGTCCGGACGGGGTCCATGGCCGTGTCGTCGTCGCTGTCGTGCGCGCCGAAGGCGACCAGGCCGAAGTCCCGGTTCTCCAGGGTGGCCGGGGCATCGAGCAGGGTGGAGATCTCGTCGACCAGTTCCTGGTAATCGCCCTTCACCCGGCCATTCTCGCACCCCTTCAGACATATGTCTGAGGTCGTGGCCACAGATGCGTGACAGCTGTCGATGGCACAGGATCGGAGAGATCCCTAGATTTCACGGTGGTTCTCCGTGTCGTACCGGTTCGGTTCCCTTCGTCCCGGTACGGCCGTTCGTACGTACTTTCCGTGGAGGTGCCCCGTGCTGGGTCCCGTGATTCTCGCCGCGTCGCGCAGCGACAGGATGCGCCGGTTCATCTCGGCCGCGCCCGGCACCAAGCAGGTCGTCGACCGCTTCATCGCCGGTGAGACCGTCGACCAGGTCGTCCCGATCATCCAGGATGCCGCGGGCAAGGGCCTTGAGGTCACGCTGGACGTCGTGGGCGAGGACATCACCACCCCCGGGCAGGCCACCGCCGCGCGTGACGCGTACCTGGAGCTGGTCGGCCGCCTCAAGGAGCTGGGCCTGGGCACCAAGGCCGAGATGTCCGTGAAGCTGTCCATGTTCGGCCAGGCGCTGGAGGGCGGCCACGAGCTGGCCCTCGCCAATGTCCGCCCGGTCGTCGAGGCCGCCGCCGCGATCGGCACCACGGTCACCCTGGACGCCGAGGACCACACCACCCTCGACTCGATGTTCGCCATCCACGAGGAGCTGCGGAAGGACTTCCCGCAGACCGGATGCGTGATCCAGTCCTACCTGTTCCGCACCGAGGACGACGCCCGCCGCCTGGCCGCCGACGGCAGCCGCGTCCGCATCGTGAAGGGCGCCTACAAGGAGCCCGCCTCCGTCGCGTACCAGGACAAGGCCGAGATCGACAAGGCGTACGTCCGCATCGTCAAGATCCTCATGGAGGGCGAGGGCTACCCGATGATCGGGTCCCACGACCCGCGGCTCATCGCCATCAGCCAGGAGCTCGGCCGCAAGGCGGGGCGCAAACTGGATGAGTACGAGTTCCAGATGCTGTACGGCATCCGCAGCGACGAGCACGTCCGGCTCGCGGCCGAGGGCCACCGGATGCGCGTTTATACGGCGTACGGCACCGACTGGTACGGATACTTCATGCGCCGTCTCGCGGAGAAGCCGGCCAATCTGCTCTTCTTCGCCCGCTCCGTCCTCACCAAGGGCTGACCCACCCCCCGGCCGAACCCCATCCCGCCGAACCAAGGAGACAAGGCACTCATGGACGCTGTGACCCAGGTCCCCGCGCCGGTCAACGAGCCGGTCCACTCCTACGCCCCGGGCTCCCCCGAGCGCGCCCGCCTCGAAGTGAAGCTCAAGGAGCTCTCCGAGAACCCCATCGACCTGCCGATGACCATCGGCGGCGAGAAGCGGATGGGTGGCGGCGAGCGCTTCGACGTCGTACAGCCGCACAACCACAAGGCCGTCATCGGCACGTTCGCCGGTGCCACGCGGCAGGACGCGCAGGACGCGATCGACGCCGCGCTGGCCGCCGCCCCGGCGTGGCGCGCGATGTCCTTCGACGACCGCGCCGCGATCATCCTGCGCGCCGCCGAGCTGCTCTCGGGCCCCTGGCGCGAGACGCTGGCCGCGTCCACGATGCTCGGCCAGTCCAAGACCGCCCAGCAGGCCGAGATCGACACCCCCTGCGAGCTCATCGACTTCTGGCGCTTCAACGTGCACTACGCGCGCCAGATCCTCGCCGAGCAGCCCCCGGCCAACTCCCCGGGCGTGTGGAACCGC from Streptomyces sp. NBC_00654 includes the following:
- the serA gene encoding phosphoglycerate dehydrogenase, with the translated sequence MSSKPVVLIAEELSPATVDALGPDFEIRHCNGADRAQLLPAITDVDAILVRSATKVDAEAIAAAKKLRVVARAGVGLDNVDVSSATKAGVMVVNAPTSNIVTAAELACGLLVATARNIPQANTALKNGEWKRSKYTGVELSEKVLGVVGLGRIGVLVAQRMSAFGMKIVAYDPYVQPARAAQMGVKLLSLDELLEVADFITVHLPKTPETLGLIGDEALHKVKPSVRIVNAARGGIVDEEALASALKEGRVAGAGLDVYTKEPCTDSPLFQFDQVVCTPHLGASTDEAQEKAGIAVARSVRLALAGELVPDAVNVQGGVIAEDVRPGLPLAEKLGRIFTALAGEVAARLDVEVYGEITQHDVKVLELSALKGVFEDVVDETVSYVNAPLFAQERGVEVRLTTSSESPDHRNVVTVRGTLSSGEEVAVSGTLAGPKNLQKIVAIGEHDVDLALADHMVVLRYQDRPGVVGAVGKILGEAGLNIAGMQVSRADVGGEALVVLTVDDNVPQSVLNEISVEIGASSARSVNLTD
- a CDS encoding helix-turn-helix domain-containing protein — translated: MLGRLGMSPEDEELYRTLVAHGPLTAADAARLCGTGRERTERALVSLRASGLVSARTGLGDSAGELWEPAPPALALGALLAIHQDELRSLAGEITELDGTYRESSGHRGEGGAIEILHGRDTIAHRFIQMQQGARSELLCFSKGLPVAVTGQDNPGDGIAMARGVRARLLVSKDALEAMPDTLHEGISHGMEIRVADELPTKLLVVDRRMALLPLLADPARLHDRAVIVHASGIVAALVGLFEQTWARSRPMPAEWRGEDDTAVLGLLLGGLTDEAIAQRLGASARTVQRRIKRLMDRAGATTRFQLGWYARDMGWVTAPEPGPAAVPGPAGGMGPRPADAAPAP
- a CDS encoding Tox-REase-5 domain-containing protein — encoded protein: MSAIGGIPMSGAAAPAHGPARRELPRPLATARVLLVVLFGATVIGGLGLFGSALAVDAMGAQVLGVLLYASAPGVLALLLARHVRTGGKRVWWGLTALQAWLVLGGVANIGDGSAHGFTQLVLPVLILVFLTRKQSRAWFLLPQGQRGEKPRFSLPHMITWRRDRGQSALEYLGLVLIVVALIGAMTAGGLGGRITEGLQSAICSLTGSSCPVSGGGSVEAGGGTEGATGGTEGGSTEGADGGSTGGTEGSTVTGGTGSTGGTDGSTGGTGGDTGGSSGSTEGGSSGGTGGDTSGTGTGGGEATGGESTGGESTGGSSGGTGGPDDDGRPGTGEDTFPEGGEEPEADHDRPAAAEGDDEAGNGGGDQAEEKEDCGGWGFFGCAWDRTTQVVKGVAVDGIWGDVTGIIDLFKPETWSGIADYGSQLGDQWMQDSKGAGDKWDDGDYLGAIWDWTTASGNTVGKVADDVFVGDEVRERWNNGEKTRAVTDVVWNIGSLFIPGYDVAKVVGKVGTLGRLGKIAEQVAEAAGDAGAAARRARKAADLGDLDGVRKAAKEADDAADAAEDAARRTGCVIASGPPLVRYGGSTGGGGSTGVAGAGTGVLASGSTGRVILADGGCDEAAKAKAKEARDQERAAHLDQKRLEEPERARKAELEKKQYPEANRNDTSDPRNYNPPSWAEDLKDRTLGDADLGDGYWASRDRNPAPNWKNESWLRYQEQVTGTNRGQEYVVPHPKEGKPAVEYDGWDSGRQTFLEAKNGYGSYLSKTDSGTLTQSGRDKFVTEARSQVEASGGRAVEWHFSDPDVAKAARKAFRDEGLPVKVVYSKPKPNDSTRKPGAFDE
- a CDS encoding NAD(P)/FAD-dependent oxidoreductase; translation: MTGTAVVVGAGIGGLATAIGLRRAGWSVSVVERRTETARYGTALGIHPTAQSALERLGVDAAFGGRAVPYRGARIRTPEGRVLASLPLERIERKAGRPELLISRPHLIDALLAALDAFGDVPLTYGENVFDVEALVTGHDLVVGADGIRSVVRAAYFGERSGPREVGTVAWIGTADFESGIHGETWGSGRFFGMTPVEPGRTNWYATVPGTVPAGDLPGYFEGWHDPIPRILTETDPAGWISYGIRHLFPALPAFVRAGKVALVGDAAHAMTPNLGQGACTAVLDAEALARNVARHGRSALPAALRGYDAERRRSAQRVAFGSRGLHRFMTTGRTGLRDSLVRLLPG
- a CDS encoding CdaR family transcriptional regulator, with protein sequence MKGDYQELVDEISTLLDAPATLENRDFGLVAFGAHDSDDDTAMDPVRTRSILTRRSTPAVRAWFEGFGITRATGPVRIPAAPEAGVFRSRICLPVRHRGVVLGYVWLLDTDPGPTDEQLGAAMDVAARIGALLSDEARAGTDLSREFGAVLTAERGWQRDMAVAALREALGPDADGLHTVVCVTPWADDTPSVRTVPSAAALAAVPSPSGAGTLSLAALVRLRSAGHLDPATSAADRLRTAAGPSAAGGIARPRRGLAELAGSWHEAASAARAATAENRFGPVAEWSAIGPYRLLTALPRPPDSAPDPAVVTLLTPPHTELARTAEVFLDCAGQASRTAAELGIHRQTLYYRLSRVQQLTGLDLNDGEDRLLLHMALKGARL
- a CDS encoding proline dehydrogenase family protein, with product MLGPVILAASRSDRMRRFISAAPGTKQVVDRFIAGETVDQVVPIIQDAAGKGLEVTLDVVGEDITTPGQATAARDAYLELVGRLKELGLGTKAEMSVKLSMFGQALEGGHELALANVRPVVEAAAAIGTTVTLDAEDHTTLDSMFAIHEELRKDFPQTGCVIQSYLFRTEDDARRLAADGSRVRIVKGAYKEPASVAYQDKAEIDKAYVRIVKILMEGEGYPMIGSHDPRLIAISQELGRKAGRKLDEYEFQMLYGIRSDEHVRLAAEGHRMRVYTAYGTDWYGYFMRRLAEKPANLLFFARSVLTKG